The genomic interval GGAATAACTATGTAATGATATGAAAGTAAATAAACAATTGGCCCGCGACGCCAAAAAGAAAGGTATTTGCGAAGAATGGTACGACCGCCTTATAGATACCAAGGAGAAAGACAAACTTATAAAAATGTACCTTGAAGGTATCGACTTCTGCCTAAGCAACGAGTACCCCAGCAATGAATTTATACGCCGGCACTTCGTAGGCACTTGCGAAGCCTACGGCGTATTCCTCGACCGAGCTATTACGGCCGGAAACTTCCGGCACGTAGTAGCCCTTGGGCATTGCGAGGGTACAGCCACTTACGACGGTTGGAACGTCGGGCAGGTATTCGTAAAGCACCAAAGCCGGTTAAAGGTTCTTGCTACCGGTAATTCCTTCGTCATGGTAGACGTATTCGACGATACCACCGTAGAGGTAGAAGCGCGGGATAACGCGAAGATTTGCGTAAACCACTACGGCGGGAACTTGACGACCACCACCGGCGACGGCGAAGGACACGCGACAATAAAAGTTATTCATAAAACGACTAAAACGTATTGATATGGCAGACGAAAGTAACATTATCCTAAATATGCCTTTCGATGAAGCGGCCGGTTCTACCGTTGCCTACGATTACAGCAAGACACGGGCGGACGGTACGGTAGTAGAAGCGGACTTTACCGGCGGAAAGCAAGGCAATTGTATAAAGTTCGACGGTAACGGGCATTGCGATATAGACAAAAACGTAATTCCCCTTACCGGAAACTTTACCCTTCTTGCTTGGTTGAAGCGTTCGGCCTTCCCGGACGGTTTTACAGGCAAGCGTATCGGATTTTTCGCACGGTGGGAAGCGTTGGAAGGTTATACGGAAGCGTGGTTTAACCTTGCGGCCGATACTTGGGGCTATTGGGTTATCGTCAAAGAGGGCCTAACAATCCGCATTTACCTTGACACCGCATTAGTGCAGACCATTACGCTACCGGCCCAGCCTACCGGTTTCGCTATCCTGCAAGACATTTATACGACCGCCAACGGTTACGGTTGTATCGACGAATTGAAGGTATATAATACCGCTTTAACGCAGGCGGAAATTACCGATAGTATCGCTACGGTGGCGCAATTGGCTTACAGCATAGACGGAACCGATTTTAAGGCTTGGGATATTTATGTAAGCGAAAGTAGCGGCCTTCTTGACCGGCCCAAGATGAAAGCCCCGGTTTCCGTCGATTGGCCGGATTATCACGGGGAGA from uncultured Alistipes sp. carries:
- a CDS encoding LamG domain-containing protein, translating into MADESNIILNMPFDEAAGSTVAYDYSKTRADGTVVEADFTGGKQGNCIKFDGNGHCDIDKNVIPLTGNFTLLAWLKRSAFPDGFTGKRIGFFARWEALEGYTEAWFNLAADTWGYWVIVKEGLTIRIYLDTALVQTITLPAQPTGFAILQDIYTTANGYGCIDELKVYNTALTQAEITDSIATVAQLAYSIDGTDFKAWDIYVSESSGLLDRPKMKAPVSVDWPDYHGEIVDLENKILQPREITLNCFMKANGKVDFVTKLNDFLDVFSRPNTQRLMVDIHPTKPLLYEVYNENGVAINKRWRDDLMVGTFTLKLKEPDPVKRIVRHQRLSNDTKTLTITLTSRKSVTIFWGDGTQTNDVYGTDVTTSHEYTTDGIFYAIVAGVIEEIESFTTNGIIVWNKL